TTTTTTTTACAGATTTAATTATTACCTTACTTGTATTAGGGATAACTATTGGTCTACTAGCCAAACTCATCGGGCATATAGGGTTAATTATCATTGCATCAATACTAGGGTGAACTATTGGACCACCTGCAGCCATTGAATAGGCTGTTGAACCAGTTGATGTAGATATGATTAATCCATCGCCTTTATATTCATTCACTTTCTCGTTATCTATTTCAATTTGTATTTGATTGGTAGGAGAAATGTCTTCTTCAACAGATTTAAAATAAAAATCATTTAAGGCGTCGTAGCTTTTTATAATCTTTTTCTCAGAACTTGTCCCATTAATACAAACATTACAATTTAATCTGTTACGAAAGTCAATTGTGTATTCTTCGTTTTCAAGGATTTCAATAAAAGATTTGTCAAATAAAAAACCTTTTTCTTGCGTAAGGAATCCCAGATTACCACCAATATTAATGCTCAATAAAGGGATATCATAATCAGCTAAAGCATTTGCACATTTTAGGAAGGTTCCATCCCCACCAAGAACTATGCCAATGTCTGGCTGCAATTTTGGATTACAAAGATGTTTTTCAATTTCATCATTATGAAAATCACTTTCAATTCTATTTGATTTTATATTTTTCGCCTTCAGAACTTCTTCACAGAATTTAGAAGCTGCTTGCGCTATAGAACTATCTGAACGATATACAATAAGCACTAATGAAAGTTTCATTTAGTGGTTTTACCATTTTAATAAATTAAAACTTTCCATATCTACAGTCACCCTATTCCTATAAAGAGATAATAAAATAGCTAATCCAACTGCTGCTTCTGCGGCAGCAACAGTAATAACAAAAATTGTAAAAACTTGTCCTTGAATTAAATTATTATCAACGAAGGAGGAAAACGCCATCAAGTTTATATTTACTGCATTGAGCATTAATTCAATGCTCATAAGGACCCTGACGGCATTTCTACTATTTAATAATCCCCAAATCCCAATACAGAATAGTACTGAAGATACTATTAAAAATGCTTGAAGAGGAATCGATTCTAAACTCATCATAATAAAGTTGAAAGGTTAATTTTTATTTGTAAGTAATGGTTCTGATGATTTCTCAATTAACTCTTGATCAACAGGTAATCCAGTGGAAATATCCTTGCTCATTACATCTCTTCTTGCTAAAACAATAGCTCCAATCATTGCCATTAAAAGTAAAACTGAGGCTACTTCAAATGGGAGTAAATAATCACTGAATAGATGTTCACCAATTCTGATAGTTGATTCTTCTCCTATAGAGTTTTGAGGATTAGAAAGGCTCCATACATTAGTCAAGTCAACTCTTATTAAAAGGCTTAGTAGGGTTAAACATATTGATGTTGATATGATTCTTCTCGATTTAATGTCACTGATGGGCTTTAAATCTTCTTTTTTATTGACTAGCATTATTGCAAAGATTATTAATACATTAACGGCACCAACATAAACTAAAACTTGTGCTGCAGCGACAAAACTTGCATTCAATAGAAGATACAATCCCGCAACACTCATGAAAACTCCCCCTAGAAGAAAGGCTGAATAAACAATACTTTCTAGCAGTACCACACCAAGTGCTCCAATAAGGATCACTAAAGATAACACTGAAAAACAAATAATTTGAGTTGTTATTGCAATGGACATAAATTAATAGAATTTAATTGTCTGGATTAGAAACTTTATCTTTATTTTCATTGGATTCTGGTCTCATCCAATCATAGACTTCTTCGGGTAATTTACCAACTCTAGTATCTGAAGCTGGTATTTCATGAGGGTCCATAACACCTTTAGGTAGATAGGCAAGTTCTCTCAGAGGTTTAACTGATGGATCTGTTGTGACGTTCGTAGGTAATCTACCAAGTGCAACATTATCAAAGTTCAGATTGTGTCTGTCAAAAGTAGCTAATTCATATTCTTCTGTCATCGAAAGACAATTAGTTGGACAATATTCAACACAATTTCCGCAAAATATACAAACTCCAAAATCTATAGAGTAATTTCTAAGTTCCTTTTTTTTAGTCTCTTTATTCATTACCCAATCAACTACTGGTAGATTTATGGGGCAAACTCTCACGCACACTTCACAGGCAATACATTTATCGAATTCATAGTGTATTCTTCCTCTATATCTCTCAGATGGGATTAATTTTTCATATGGATATTGGACAGTAACAGGTCTTCTTCGAAGATGATCAAAAGTTACTGATAAGCCATTATATAAATATTTACCAGCATTAAATGCTTCTTTGATATAGCTATTGATTTGTTGAAGAAAATTTTTCATTTGAAGAATTCACTTAGTTATTTTATTTTAGTGGATTAATTTTAAATTTAAGTATTTTTACTTAAGTTTAACCACCAAAGAATTGCGGGAAAGCTAGTTTTAATCCTGCAGTTATCAAAAGATTAGCAAGAGAAATTGGAAGGAGAAACTTCCATCCAAGATCTAATAGTTGATCTATTCTTACTCTAGGAGTTGTCCAACGCAATAATATTGCAATGAAAACTAAAAGATATGCTTTCAATATAGTCATTACAATTCCTATTGATGCAGTGAAAACTTGTATGAAGGGTGCATTAATTGGCAAGTTTAGAAACTTAGCTATTATTTCAACTGGAATGGGAAAACCCCAACCTCCCAAATAAAGTATTGATACCAATAAAGCTGAAAGGATTAAATTAATGTAACTACCAAGGTAGAACAATGCGAATTTCATCCCTGCATATTCAGTTTGATATCCCGCCACTAATTCTTCTTCAGCTTCAGGCAAGTCAAATGGAAGTCTCTCACATTCTGCAAGAGCACAAATCCAAAAGACTATAAAACCAACAGGTTGTCTCCATATATTCCAACTTAGGATTCCAGCACCACTTTGTTGATTGACTATGTCAATAGTACTTAGGGAATTTGTCATTAGTACCACAGCTAGTACAGATAAAGCTAAAGGAATTTCATAACTTATTGATTGAGCAGCAGCTCTTAATCCTCCCAATAAAGAATATTTATTATTTGATGCATATCCGCTCATAAGAAGTCCAATTGGCTGGATACTGCTTAAAGCGATCCATAGGAAAATTCCAATACCAACGTTACTTATTAAGAGGTTTTGTCCAAAAGGAACAATTAGCCAGGACAGAATCACTGGAACAAGAACTAATATTGGTCCTGCAGTGAAGAGAATTCCATCCGCTTTAGCAGGAATAATATCCTCTTTGACAAGTAACTTAAGACCATCTGCAATTGGTTGAAGGACACCAAGAGCTCCTGCATATTCAGGGCCTATTCTTTGCTGAGCAGCAGCAGATATTTTTCTTTCAAGCCAAACTGTTACTAAAACCCCAACAACTGCCGCTACCAAAACTAAAAGCATAGGGAGAGGGAGCCAAATTATATGGGCGATTTCGCTGGACAGGCCAAAGCTTTTCAAGAATTCATTAAAACTATATTCGAGATCTAATCCGTATTCCAAAATTTTTAAGTTATTTACTTAATAGATTAACTCTTCTTAAACAATATGTGTGTTTTTTATGAAAAGCTGCAAATATTATTCCCTATTTTCTAAGCTGATCCAATCTCTTGGTGCTGAACCCGTGTAGATTTGCGATGGTCTGAAAATTCTATTTGCTCCAAGTTGCTCTCTCCAATGAGCTAACCAACCTGCCACTCTAGATATGGCAAAAATTGGAGTAAATAAATCACGAGGAATACCAAGTTTTCTATAAACAAGACCAGAATAGAAGTCAACGTTAGGGAATATACCCTTAGGTCCAAGTCTTGGTATTGCCTCTGCCTCAAGTGATTTAGCGACTTCATACATTTCATCTTCTCCAAATCTAATAAAAAGCTCTTCTGCCAGTTTTTGAAGAATTATTGCTCTTGGATCTTTGACTTTATATTCTCTGTGGCCGAAGCCCATTATCTTGCTTTTATTTTTTATTGCATTATCTAAAAAAGATCCAGCATTTTCTGGGGTTTTAATCTCTTCTAACATTGCAATTACATCTTCATTTGCTCCTCCATGCAATGGGCCAGCCAAGGTCCCTACTGCAGAGGCGATGACAGCATATGGGTCTGTAAGAGTACTTGCAGTCACTCTAGCGCTAAATGTACTTGCGTTTAAACTATGTTCGGCATGTAGAATTAAACACCTATCAAAAACTTTTGCAGCTATAGGATCTTGTTCTTTTTCAGTCAGCATGTAGAGAAAATTTGATGAGTAAGTTAAATCATCTCTAGGTTGGATTGGGTCTTGTCCTTTTCTAATTAATTGAAACGCAGCAATCATTGTAGGTATCTTTGCTATTAGTCTTATCACTGCGTTGTAGATGTAATTAGGATCATCTATTGCTCTACGTGAATAGAAGAGTCCTAAAGAAGCTGCACTAGATTGAAGAGCATCCATAGGATGACCGGTTGCAGGGAAACATTTCATCATATCTCTGACTCTAAAACTTAACCTTCGATGCATCTGAACTTCTTGTTCGAAATCTCTTAGTTGAATAGCTGTGGGCAATTCACCCCAAATTAATAGGTAAGCAGTTTCTAAAAAACTGCTTTTTTTGGATAGTTCCTCAATGGAATAGCCTCTGTACAATAATTTACCTTTGTTCCCATCAATATCACAGATAGATGAATTAGTAACTGGGACACCCTCTAATCCTGGTTTTAAAATTAGTTTGTTGCTATCCAATTGCTTAATTCAATATCAAATACTTATAGATTAAAGATAGTCAAATAATTTTTAATTAACCACAAGATATTAACTTCACAAAAAATTAAAATGATTGTGTTTGAAGCTTGTTTGAATAAATTTAATTTAAAGAATTTTTAATATTGTTTCTTTATATAGAATTGGATTTTTTTCAGGAATAGATTGACTTATGATTTCTAGAGATTCTTCATTTGATATTTTTAAAATATTTTTAATGAGAAAATTAATTTCCTGCAAATTAGAAAAATATTCAATTTTATTAGAATTACCATTTTTGATATCAACTTTTGAATAAAGAAAAGCAGATTTATCTTTATTACTTTTGAGATTAAAAAATTTTTTTGATATTTTCTCTAGTTTTTTACCATCAATTAAATGATTACTTATGATTTGTAAACCTCCTGATTCTATTGAATAGATATTTTCATAAGTTAATTGTTTTATAACATCGTCTTTTTCTTCAAGAATATCTTTGGAATATATCGAATAAATATCTTCATTTTGTTTCAAAGTATATTTGTTGAAATCTTTTAGTTTTTTAAAAGCACTTAAATCAAAATGATCTTCATTATTTTTTTCAAATGTAATAAGCCAATCTTTATTTGAATTGAGAATTAAAATGTTTTGTTTATCATTTTGATTAAACTCTTCAAAAAAATTGAGTTCAAAATCATTTATTAAAGGTTTTAGATATTTTTCAAAATTTTTTATATCACTAAAAATTGAAATTTCAGTATTATCTCCATTAGTATTGTCTTGATTTATTAACTGATCGTAAGTAAGAATATCAATATTTTTTTTATTATTTAGTAAATAGGATTTTAAAATTAAATATTTATTTTTTAAATCAAATGTTGTAGCTATAACATCCTCTTTATTCTGAGTAAAAATTTCTTTATCAAAAAATATACTTTCCCAAAATTTATTTGTGAATAATATATTTTTTTCGTTTTTTAGTCCAAAAAGTACTTCCTCATATTGAAATTTTTTTTCTTTAAAATTATTGCTGGAGTTAATACTATTTTTGATTAATTTTTTATCTGATGAGGCAATTATATAATTATCCTCGGTTCGGTATATATAGTTAAGGAAATTTATTTTGTTTTCTCTATTAATTGAAATTATCTCATCAATTTGATCAATTTTATTAGGCAAATTTAATAAATCGTCTATCGTTTTTTCTGGCTTAATTTTAAAAATAATCAAAATATCATCTTTAAGCTTTTTATTATTTTCAAAAAATGAGATTATAAGTTCATTGTTATAGATATCTTCTAATTTATTGTTGCCTAGATCTATACCTAAGTAATCTAATATAGAGTCTTGTATTAAAACAAAGTCATCTTGGTTTGTTGAATTTTTATCTTTTTCATTATTATTAATAATATTAAAACTATCTAAATTTGAAATAAATAATAATTTATTATTTTTAGGTATATATCTTAAGATATTTAGTTGCTCAATATTTGTACTTTGCTCCTTATTTTTATTAGCAGAAACTTTTTTAAAACCAAAAAAAAGTAATAAAGTTAATAATAGTATTATTGCTACTACTCTAAGTTTCATTATCAATGTTTATTTTTATTTTTAACAATAAACTTCCTACTGCAACTTAATTTATTAAATTGTAAATAACACATAATTTATCCTATAAATTGGGAAGTTATCCAAAATCTATAAATGCTTCTAGTCTCAATGATTGGTTTAATTCTGAGAAAGAAGATCCAGTTTTGATTGATGTAAGAGAAGAGTCAGAGCTTGAAATAGCTCGTTTCTCAAAAGAATTTTTACATATACCAATTAGTAAAGTTACATCAGAATATGTCGAAGAAATATTTGCTGGTTTATTAGAAAGAGAAATTGTAGTTACCTGTCATGCAGGAATAAGAAGTTATAACTTTTCTCAATGGTGCTTGGATAATAATATTGTGAGCGAAATATGGAATTTGGAGGAGGGTATTGATGGATGGAGTAGATATATTGACCCATCAATCCCAAGGTATTGATTAAATATCTAATGAAGATGCAACAGTATTAACATCTTTGTCGCCTCTACCAGAGCAATTGATAACTATATGAGTATCTTTTTCAAGAGAAGGGCATAATTTATCTAACCAAGCAAAGGCATGGGAAGTTTCAAGTGCAGGTATAATTCCTTCTAGTTCACTAACAAGTCTTAAAGCGTCTAAAGCTTCTTGATCTGTGACTGATCCATATTCTGCTCTTCCTATATCTTTTAAATGGCTATGTTCAGGTCCTACCCCAGGGTAATCTAAACCTGCACTTATTGAGTGAGCTTCTTGTACTTGACCATTATCATCTTGCAAGAGAAGACTCATTGATCCATGCAAAATTCCAACTGATCCTTTAGTGATAGTGGCAGCATGTTTGTCAGTATCAACTCCGCTTCCTGCGGCTTCAACTCCAATAAGACGCACAGAAGTTTCTTTAACAAAAGGATGGAAAAGCCCCATTGCATTTGATCCCCCACCTACACAAGCAAGCAAAATATCGGGCAAAGACCCAAATGATTCCAAACATTGTTTTTTAGTTTCTTCGCCTATAACTGCATGAAAATCTCGCACAATCTTTGGGAAAGGGTGTGGGCCTGCAACAGATCCTAAAATGTAGTGTGTGGTTTCGACATTAGAAACCCAATCTCTAATGGCCTCACTAGTAGCATCTTTAAGTGTTGCAGTTCCAGAATTTACAACTTTAACTTCAGCTCCTAAAAGTTTCATTCTGAAAACGTTAAGGGATTGCCTTTTTATGTCTTCAGCACCCATGTAGATAATACATTTCAAGCCAAATCTCGCACAAACAGTAGCAGTAGCAACTCCATGCTGACCTGCTCCAGTCTCTGCAATTATTCTTTTTTTGCCCATTCTTATTGCCAATAAAGCTTGTCCAAGTGCATTATTAATTTTGTGAGCCCCAGTATGATTTAAATCTTCTCTTTTAAGCCATATTCTAGGAGTTGCTTGTTTATTTTTGTAATGTTCAGTAAGTCTTTTGGCTTCATAAAGTGGTGTTTCTCTTCCTACATAAGTCTTAAGAAGATGATTTAATTCTTCTACAAAAAGTTTATCTTTCCATGCATTAGATGCAGCGTCTTCAAGCTCAAAAAGAGCGGGCATTAGCGTTTCAGGAACATATTGACCACCATATTTTCCAAATCTTCCCTCTTTGGAGGGTTGATTTAAAGCGTCATTTTTATAGTTTTGATCTTTGCGAGAAAATGTACTTACCACTTTTTCTATAGAATAAGTATTAACTAACTATAGATTATATTGAAAATAATGGGGAAAAAGAATTGGATCGAATTTGATAATCAAGAAAAGAAATCTGAAGAAACAGCCAAGGTAGATATTTTCAATAAAAGATCAAAAATAAATATTTCAAAACAAAAAAAAGGTAAAAAGGGAAAGACTATTACTTTAATTAGAGGTTTAGACACTGAGGATGAAATCTTATTAAAAGAATTACTAAAAAAAATTAAAGTTTTTTGTGGGACTGGAGGAACATTAATTGATAGAAATATCCAGTTACAGGGTGATATGGTATCGAAATCAATTGAGTTTCTTCGTAAAGAGGGATTTCATAATTTATGAAGCAAGGGTTAGGATAGGTTTTTAATTTTGATGAAGTAAAAAATGAAAGAACAAAATCAAACAAAGTCAACCAATATAAAGTGGCACAACTTAACTATTGATAGAGAAAAGTTAGAGAAAATGAGAGGTCATAAAGGTATGGTTATCTGGTTTACAGGTTTATCTGGTTCTGGTAAAAGTACTTTGGCCAACGCTTTAAATGAAGTTTTACACTTAGATGGTTTTTCGACTTATGTGTTGGATGGAGATAATATTAGACACGGTTTATGCAAAGATCTTGGTTTTTCGGATGAAGATAGAGAAGAAAATATAAGAAGAATTGGCGAAGTTGCGAATTTATTTATGAATGCTGGGATAATAACTATTACGGCATTCGTTTCGCCATTTATTAGCGATAGAGATAAGGTGAGAAAAATTATTGGATCTAAGGATTTTATTGAAGTTTATTGTGCTGCTGATATCACAGTTTGCGAAAATAGGGATATTAAAGGTCTTTATAAGAAAGCTCGTTTGGGTGAAATTAAGGAATTCACAGGGATTTCTAGTCCATATGAAGCTCCTCTTAATCCCGAAATTGTTGTTGATACAGGTTCGTTAGATTTAAATGATTCCGTTGAAAAAATTATTAATTACCTTAAAAAAGAAAACTTTCTTAACAAGGCCTAATAGAAAAATATTAGTTCATTTATTTTGAAGATAATTGTCAGGTCCAATATTTGATAACTTACTATTTTTAGTTCTTACCTGTGAATGTAGATTTTCTCTGAATGCTTTCAAATTTTTCTTTATGGATTCATCAAATAAACTGATCATCTCTATTGCCAATAATCCAGCATTCTGACCTCCATTAATTGCAACAGTTGCAACTGGAATTCCAGCAGGCATTTGAACGATTGATAAAAGAGAGTCAATGCCCTTAAGTGTCTTACTCTCTACTGGTACGCCAATTATAGGAATGCAAGTTATGGATGCCAGCATTCCTGGAAGATGAGCAGCACCCCCAGCACCGGCAATTATTACTTTTATGTTTTCTGATTCTGCATTTTTTGCATATTCCATCATTTCAATAGGTGTTCGATGTGCAGAAAGTATACAAACTTCAGTTTTTATTCCAAATTCTCTTAAAATATCAATGGCTGGTTTCAATGTTTTTAGATCTGAATCACTACCCATTACGACAGCAATTTTATAAATATCTTTAGATTTTAATTCTGACAAAATAACAAATCAATTCTTTCCTATAATGGCGTGCAATTAATTTGGCGCCAGTTGGTTAGTATAAAAAGAATAAATTTTCATAGAATACTATGACGTCAAATAAGATTATCGAAAAAAGTGAAGTAAGAGAGTATTTTAATGGTACTGGTTTTGAAAGATGGAATAAAATTTATAGCAAATCTAATGAAATTAATACAGTTCAGAAAAATATTAGGAAAGGACATCAAAAAACTGTAGATGATGTAGTCTCATACATCAAAAATTATCCTGAACTAACAAAAAAAAGTTATTGTGATGCAGGCTGTGGTGTAGGAAGTCTTTCCATACCTTTATTAAGACTCGGTATAAAAGAACTACAGGTGAGCGATATTTCTTCTGAAATGATTAAAGAAACAAAGAAACGTATTCATGAATTAGGTTTGAGTCAAGGTAAAATTAAATATGAAGTCTGTGATCTGGAAAAATTAAAAGGATTATTTGATGTTGTAGTTTGTTTGGATGTATTTATTCATTATCCTCAACCGGTCGCAGAAGAAATGGTTCAACATCTATGCGATTTAAGCAAAGAAAAACTAATTGTTAGCTTTGCCCCTTACACTCCAGTTCTTGCTGTTTTAAAAAATATTGGAAAATTATTTCCTGGGCCAAGTAAAACTACAAGGGCATATACATTGAAAGAAAAGGGTATTATTAATGCTGCTAAAGAAAGAGGATTTAAAGTTGTTAAAAAGAAATTAAATCAAGCTCCTTTTTATTTTTCAAAACTAATTGAATTCGAAAAAATTAAATAATTTATTTTACTAAATGATTTTCAAGTGCATAACGAACTAATTCAGTTCGGCTAGATGTACCTGTCTTGATAAAAAGTCTACTTACATATTTTTCAACATTTCTTATAGATGTCTCAAGCTGTCTTGCAATTTCCTTGTTCATCAGTCCTTCTGCTACTAGTTGAAGTACACTTGCTTCTCTTGGGGTAAAACTATGAAGATTTATTTTATTTTCTGAATTAGTGGGATTTTGGTCTGTGAGCATAGATTTAATTTCAGTAATTTGCTTCGCCATTTTGCTTACATCAATATCTGCGAATCTTGCGGCTTCTTTAAGTAAACGTTCTTGTCTGTTGATTACGTTTTTAACTCTCGCTGTTAATTCATCAGGGTCGAAAGGTTTGGAAATATAATCATCAACTCCTGCGAGATAACCTTCAGTTCTGTCTAGGGTCATCCCTTTTGCAGTTAGAAAAATAACTGGAGTTCCTCCTAATTTTTCATCCTCTCTAATTTTTGCCAATAAAGTATAACCATTAGCTCGGGGCATCATAATATCGCTAATTATCAAATCGGGAAAAACTGTTTGAGCTTTTTCCCAACCATCCTCTCCATCAACTGCAATAAATATTTCAAAGCCTTCGTCTTCTAGAAATGTTTTCACAGCTGTTCTTAAACCAGGCTCATCATCGACTAGTAAAATTCTTGATTTTCTTACCGGTTCATTATTTATTTGATTAATTTCATTCATTTTTTAAATTCTTAAATTTGATTTTCTAGTAATAAACAGAATTTTATATACTAAACATAATGCTATCAACTCCCATACTACTAGACTATCAATCTTCGACTCCTTGTTCTAAAGATGTTGTTGATTCTATGAAACCTTTTTGGAGTGAGATATTTTCTAGCCCTGCAAGTAAATCTAATTTGGCGGGGATTAATGCAAGCGCTATATTGGAAGCCTCAAGAGAAAAAATAGAACAAAATTTATTTCTTAAGAATAAAAAAGTTATTTTTACAAGCGGGGCAACTGAATCTAATAATTTAGCTTTATTAGGTTTTGCTAGAAATTTTTATAAAAAAACAGGAAATAATGGACATATTATTACCTTAAAAACGGAGCATAAAGCTGTTTTGGAGCCCCTAAACCAACTAAAAAAAGAGGGATTTATGGTTACAGAAATTAATCCTGAGAAAGATGGCTTAATTTTAGAAGAAAAATTCAAAAAAAATATAAGAGAAGATACATTTCTGGTTAGTGTCATGTTGGCAAATAACGAAATAGGAGTTATTCAGCCCATAGAGAATATTTCAAAGATATGTAAATCGAGAGGAATTACATTTCACTCTGATTTTGCACAATGTTTAGGTTATATGCCGTTAGACAACCTTTTGTCAGATGTAAACATGATAACGATGAGTTCTCACAAAATATATGGTCCTAAAGGGATAGGACTTCTTTTAATTGATGAAGAAATTAATCTTGAGCCTTTAATTGTTGGAGGAGGTCAGGAATATGGTCTTAGGTCTGGCACATTACCTCTTCCTTTAGTAGTTGGCTTTGCTAAAGCAATAGAGATAGCAGTTTTTAATCAAAAAAATAATTCTGAGAAATTACTTTTTTACAGAAATAACCTTTTAGAGGGGTTGTTAAAAAATAATTCTGGTTTATTAATTAATGGCTCCATAGAAAAAAGATTACCTCACAATTTAAATTTGACTGTGTTGGATATAAACGGAGCAAAGTTTCATAAACTTTTAAAATCTAAAATAATTTGTTCTACTGGATCTGCATGTAGTAATGGTGAACCATCTCATGTTTTACTAGCCTTAGGTAGATCTCTTAAAGAAGCAGAATCTTCAATAAGGTTAAGTCTTGGATTAAGCACTAACTCAGACGATATAAAACTAGCAATTCATATTCTTACAAATACGATCAGATCATCACGATAGAAATTATTGGCTTTTAATTTAATTGAGCAATTCTTAACTTTCCACTTCTAGCTCTTTTATTTAGTTCAACTTCTTGTTCGGAAGGAGTTATTGGCTTTTTTGTCAGGTTTTTTAGTCTTTGATCATTCTTAAAACAACTTTTAACTAACCTATCCTCAAGGGAATGAAAACTAATAATAGAAATAATACCCCCTGGCAAAAGCCATTCAGGTACAACTTGCAAAAATTTTTCTAATACTTCAATTTCTTTATTAACAGCAATTCTTAGTGCTTGAAATGTTCTTGTTGCGGGATGTATTTTTTTATATCTTTGTTTTGGTGGGAAACAGCCTGCAATAGAATAAGCTAACTCTTTTGTTCCAGAATATTGCCCATTTTCCTTCAAATCCAATTTTATTTTCCTAGCAATCTTTCTTGATAATCTCTCCTCTCCATATTTATAGATTAGGTTAGCTAGATCTTTTTCATTTAAAGCCTCAATTAATTTCTCTGCATCAACATCAAGAGAAGGATTCATGCGCATATCAAGTGGACCATCTTTTTGGAAACTAAATCCTCTTTTAGGGTCATCAATTTGGTTACTATTTACTCCAAGATCTGCAATCACAAAAGAAACTTTTTCTTTTGGTACAAAATCCGCAAAATTTGAAGCCCTTATATCAATCCTATTTTTAAACTCGTCAAGTTTTTTTGATGCTGATTTTCTCGCGAATGGATCTTGATCAAGTCCAATTATATTTAAATCCGAATATTTTCTTAATAAATGATAAGAGTGCCCGCCTCCGCCTAAAGTTGCGTCTATTCCCTTAAGTTGATTGTTATGTAACAGTGGGTAATGCTCTAATGAGGCCATAATCTCATCTGTCATAACTGATTTATGATTGAAAAAAGATGAATCAGATAGGTCAGTTTGCATAACTTTCGACTAAGATTTATTTAGAAGTTAAATTTTAATGGCTCAGCTAGAGACTAGAACAGAACCAATGGTGGTCAATTTTGGCCCTCACCATCCCTCAATGCATGGGGTTTTAAGGTTAGTTGTAACTCTTGATGGTGAGAATGTCATTGATTGTGAGCCAGTAATTGGATATTTACATAGAGGAATGGAAAAGATAGCTGAAAATAGGACAAATGTAATGTATGTCCCTTATGTAAGCAGAATGGATTATGCCGCAGGAATGTTTTATGAAGCTATTGTAGTAAATGCTCCTGAAAGATTAGCTAATATTCCAGTTCCCAAAAGAGCTAGTTACATCAGAGTACTCATGCTCGAACTTAATCGTATTGCTAATCATCTTTTATGGCTTGGTCCCTTTTTAGCAGACGTAGG
This window of the Prochlorococcus marinus XMU1410 genome carries:
- a CDS encoding translation initiation factor SUI1 — its product is MGKKNWIEFDNQEKKSEETAKVDIFNKRSKINISKQKKGKKGKTITLIRGLDTEDEILLKELLKKIKVFCGTGGTLIDRNIQLQGDMVSKSIEFLRKEGFHNL
- the trpB gene encoding tryptophan synthase subunit beta, which produces MVSTFSRKDQNYKNDALNQPSKEGRFGKYGGQYVPETLMPALFELEDAASNAWKDKLFVEELNHLLKTYVGRETPLYEAKRLTEHYKNKQATPRIWLKREDLNHTGAHKINNALGQALLAIRMGKKRIIAETGAGQHGVATATVCARFGLKCIIYMGAEDIKRQSLNVFRMKLLGAEVKVVNSGTATLKDATSEAIRDWVSNVETTHYILGSVAGPHPFPKIVRDFHAVIGEETKKQCLESFGSLPDILLACVGGGSNAMGLFHPFVKETSVRLIGVEAAGSGVDTDKHAATITKGSVGILHGSMSLLLQDDNGQVQEAHSISAGLDYPGVGPEHSHLKDIGRAEYGSVTDQEALDALRLVSELEGIIPALETSHAFAWLDKLCPSLEKDTHIVINCSGRGDKDVNTVASSLDI
- the cysC gene encoding adenylyl-sulfate kinase, coding for MKEQNQTKSTNIKWHNLTIDREKLEKMRGHKGMVIWFTGLSGSGKSTLANALNEVLHLDGFSTYVLDGDNIRHGLCKDLGFSDEDREENIRRIGEVANLFMNAGIITITAFVSPFISDRDKVRKIIGSKDFIEVYCAADITVCENRDIKGLYKKARLGEIKEFTGISSPYEAPLNPEIVVDTGSLDLNDSVEKIINYLKKENFLNKA
- the bchM gene encoding magnesium protoporphyrin IX methyltransferase, encoding MTSNKIIEKSEVREYFNGTGFERWNKIYSKSNEINTVQKNIRKGHQKTVDDVVSYIKNYPELTKKSYCDAGCGVGSLSIPLLRLGIKELQVSDISSEMIKETKKRIHELGLSQGKIKYEVCDLEKLKGLFDVVVCLDVFIHYPQPVAEEMVQHLCDLSKEKLIVSFAPYTPVLAVLKNIGKLFPGPSKTTRAYTLKEKGIINAAKERGFKVVKKKLNQAPFYFSKLIEFEKIK
- the purE gene encoding 5-(carboxyamino)imidazole ribonucleotide mutase, encoding MSELKSKDIYKIAVVMGSDSDLKTLKPAIDILREFGIKTEVCILSAHRTPIEMMEYAKNAESENIKVIIAGAGGAAHLPGMLASITCIPIIGVPVESKTLKGIDSLLSIVQMPAGIPVATVAINGGQNAGLLAIEMISLFDESIKKNLKAFRENLHSQVRTKNSKLSNIGPDNYLQNK
- a CDS encoding cysteine desulfurase family protein encodes the protein MLSTPILLDYQSSTPCSKDVVDSMKPFWSEIFSSPASKSNLAGINASAILEASREKIEQNLFLKNKKVIFTSGATESNNLALLGFARNFYKKTGNNGHIITLKTEHKAVLEPLNQLKKEGFMVTEINPEKDGLILEEKFKKNIREDTFLVSVMLANNEIGVIQPIENISKICKSRGITFHSDFAQCLGYMPLDNLLSDVNMITMSSHKIYGPKGIGLLLIDEEINLEPLIVGGGQEYGLRSGTLPLPLVVGFAKAIEIAVFNQKNNSEKLLFYRNNLLEGLLKNNSGLLINGSIEKRLPHNLNLTVLDINGAKFHKLLKSKIICSTGSACSNGEPSHVLLALGRSLKEAESSIRLSLGLSTNSDDIKLAIHILTNTIRSSR
- a CDS encoding response regulator transcription factor, with the translated sequence MNEINQINNEPVRKSRILLVDDEPGLRTAVKTFLEDEGFEIFIAVDGEDGWEKAQTVFPDLIISDIMMPRANGYTLLAKIREDEKLGGTPVIFLTAKGMTLDRTEGYLAGVDDYISKPFDPDELTARVKNVINRQERLLKEAARFADIDVSKMAKQITEIKSMLTDQNPTNSENKINLHSFTPREASVLQLVAEGLMNKEIARQLETSIRNVEKYVSRLFIKTGTSSRTELVRYALENHLVK